In Nematostella vectensis chromosome 3, jaNemVect1.1, whole genome shotgun sequence, the genomic window CCTATGGCCctacactatggtacaaggaGGGGGGGGACCTATGGCCctacactatggtacaaggaAGGGGGACCTATGGCCctacactatggtacaaggaggggggggggtacctATGGCCctacactatggtacaaggaGGGGGGACCTATTCCctacactatggtacaagaAGGGGGGGACCTATGGCCctacactatggtacaaggaGGGGGGGGTACCTATGGCCctacactatggtacaaggaGGGGGGACCTATGGCCctacactatggtacaaggaggggggggggtgcaagaGGTTTGCTCCGTGTGATGCGTGGAAACAGAAAAACTGAGGCCGTGATTAGTGAATCGTATTCTTCGTGAACCGTGAAATAGCGAATTTCTTGCGTGAATCGTGATTTCCAATCTGATGGACCTGAGTACCTCGACTTCGgtttctgttgtgtttttgacattttcgtggccataaaaaaaaacaaatttactCAATGATTTGCAAACTTGCGAAAAATTAGTCTGTGTCCGTgatgagcccccccccctcccctccccaagcCTACTCGCTCACCCCACTGCGGCGAGGTAGGGAATGGTGACCAGCCGCGCTATGTTTTTATTGTGACAATCACGTTAATCATTAGCTAATGTGATGGTGTCACTAGAGAAACATTGCAACAACATCCCCTTCTTTCAAATCTAAATGCTCTTGGCAATACCAGCACTGGTATTTgtacaaaataatattaaGATTGGTTAAGACACGCATCTGTGATTTATACACAATAGATTTGCTTTCTTAGCCGAGTTAATGCCATGCAAATGAATTTCGATTATTACTGTGCAGCACCGTAAATAAGTAAGTTGGTTATTTTTACTCTCCCTCGGCTGTATCCAGTGCTTGCAACCGATCAGAGGCTGACAACGGGCGCACAAAATTTGCAGAATTGAAATTACACTAATTCAGCTTCAAAATGGTGAGTATAAGTTCACTGGGCTTACAGTATAGCAATATATCTATTATTCTGTGGAGGTTTTACGTTTACACTCCCTATCTCCATTCGTATGACTTTGACATTTACTCTATGGCATGGATTGTATTCAACCATTTATAAGTCCCTTTAGAATGTactaacaaataaaaaataacgaTTTTTATATAAGGTAACATCAGCCGCTTTTTCTCGATTTTATCACCCGAATCATGCATTAAATTCTCTAGAAAACTAGAATATTCCTAACTTCGCGTCGCTTGTTCGCTTCGAATCGCTCTAATGAATTTAGCGTCGTCAAACTATATTTTTGTTCTAAAACTTGTGTACGGGGAAAGGTAAAGTCCTGGCAATTTCCGGTGCTCATTTTacttgtatatattttatcgCACCGACATTAATGTAACGAGCATGCAGAGTGATACGCGCTATTCGTGTTTTGATCTGGCATAATAATTATTCAAAGAACACTGTGCTCTATACTGaataatttataattataCCCAAAGACGCCGCCCCGAATAGAAGCCACCCTAAAATAAACGCCGCTTTACAGTTTAAAAATAATAGTCGGATTTAAGTCCCTGAAACTCGAATAAACTAACGCAGCTGGAACACGGAAAATTAGAAATCGGCCGCGCTGCAAGTAAATACGTCACGCCATTTCAACTGGTGATATTTCAGCATAACATCTTATGGaaaatttttaattgtttcaAAAATCTTATAGAtgaaaaatatgaaaacagaagagaataaaaaaaggttttcatGGTTTCCTGTGTAATACAAAAAGTCCCAACCCCCCAAACACAAGTGTCTGAGGAAGAGATGTTCAGTTTAGGATAGTGGATATATCGGTTTTAGGAATACAAGGGAGGGCTCAGGGaagagtgggggggggggggggggaggggaggggcgtGACGGAGGAGATTTGAAGGACAAAGGAACCAGCCTCTGCTGCCTTTTTTTGCTACTTTAACtgttagcaaaaaaataaaataaaataaaaatgtaaaaatggCAAAGATCTAGGGGCCTTGACAgagttttttaaaaaatcatcGCAGCGTTTTTACTGTCCGTTGGCCCCTATCCCCACCTCCTTTTCTCCCTCCCTTCCTTATTCTTGGCGCGGTGCTTAATTAGAAGTTTACGATTTTAGACAGGGCTGTAGCGGGAAGTGTGGCTAAGAGTTTTGAAAGCTAGATATTTCAGTCAGCCAAGCAGTGTTTTTTCTGTTCTTTTTAATTGGtttcttcccccccccccccccccccccccaaccttAATATTCATGACTGTGTTACGGCATTGGTATACAGGATCTATATAAAATCATTCGCATTTTTTGGCGTGCATGGAACTGCTTAGCTACATATAACCATCGTTCAGTGTCTAGCTATCGGGAAAACCTCGCATCTCGAGACATGGAAGCCGATGAAGTTGAACTAAGCTGAAAACAATCCTCGAAGAAAGGAAATATGCGAAAGGTGTTATGATTGCATTCATGATATGTAATGGGcacatattttaatagaaaaaaagtttgtAATGAAGAAAAAGCGAGGCTCAAAGATGTAAAAGAAGGCGATAATAATTCATAGATTTATTAACCAGTAAATAACAAATCATAAATTTATAAATCAGAGATTTATTAGAGATAATCCATTCTTTTCCTAAAATCCGATTCCTTTTTCGACAGGTGGaaaaactatccaaagcacaAATCGCAGGTAAGCTTGTTATcataattgttattattattattgtctgATTATAAGTAGGAAGTTAGTAAGTGAACCTTAGTACCATGGTTAAAATATCAATACTAAAACTGTTTTACGTATTTACTGGTAGCTGGGACGCGGTTTACCTTCAAGGTTGTGGAGATTATGTATCTTACGTAAGACGGGGAAAATCTGGAAGTGTAGCACAATATTTCTAACAAGCATGCTGGTAGTTTTGTACCCATTGCAACTGAATGCATAGTTAACTGTCcctagattaaaaaaaaaggcacaTCGGCTTATTTTAACCTTAAAGCAGGGATGAATTTTTTTAACGATAAAACTTgaaagttttaaaaatatccaATTACCTAAGAAAAACGGTGATATGTCTGCGCTGCAGTTATTTGGATGTACTAAGCCTCAGGgtttttatttaatcatcATCCAATTTCTGCCGATTTCATCTACTGCGTGTCTACCAGAATTCCATGATTATTTATTAGGAATTGATGTTAAACCCAAATTCCGCTTTGTTCGCCACGTCGGATGGTTCATAACCTGCTTAGCGAGCCCGTTCTCCCCTCCCTTTTAAGACGCTAAGCGAGATGGTTTCTTGATCTTTTAGACTTTCCCAAAGTCCAAGTCTTTTAGACTTTCCCAAAGTTGTTCGGCTTTTTGTACATTTGTTTTTGCTGTGCGATTCCTCTCGGTGCGCCCGATTTTGTTTGCATCGCTTACTGAAGAAAAAGCTCTTTGGGGAAAATCAAATTTGGCGACTTGGGGCAAGTCTCCGAGAAGGATAAGACTCCCAAGCCTGTGCGAGTATTGAGTATCAAGACTGATCTATCAAATCACCTGTCATTTTTTTCCTCCGGTTTTTAGAGTACAAGGAGGCGTTCAACATGTTTGACAATGACAGGAACGGCACCATCTGCTCGCACGAGCTCGGCTCAGTCATGCGTGCACTGGGGCAGAACCCAACCGAGGACATGATCAGAGATATGATTGCATCCGCGGATAAGGACGGTGAGTTGACCGTGCGCTACTGTTATTCGTATAATACCTCGTCCTTTTATCGGCTAGACTAAGCGCCCGATTGTCCAACCGTACCGTAGTCTCCCTcgactcgtcacgctaggcggcGCTTGAGCCCAGTTACTTACGCAGGATATAAGTTGAGCCTAATTACTGGAGCTCAAACGCtgcctagcgtgacgagtctAGAACGGTAGCGAGGTAAACTAACCATCCCGGATTTTTCGTCGGAATTCTCCCGACGCGAGAGAATGGAAAATAAGAGGATTTACGAATGGTACCCATTCGTCCTCTTCTACAATTCTAAACATATTTGCTCCGCATTCGAATACGCTGTAAGGCGCGTTCCAAAaaattggctgaggggggtgcgcagtcatatggaaaaagcatagtgtTTGAAGATTCcctaataagaaatgacccactttttggccgccaagggagtgggggtgggggggtgcgcaCCCCCCAGTGGGCGCGCCTGCGCTGTTATGTGAGTGAACCTTGTGCTATATGTGCCCCTGTCATTTCTCATTTTTAGCTAGTGGTAACATCGACCTTCAGGAGTTCCTCAGCATGATGTGCACCGTGCAGAGTGGGAAGACGCAGGAGATCCGCATGGCCTTCAAAAGCATGGATAAGGATGGCGACGGATTCATCACCTTCGGCGACTTGAAAAAGACGATGCAAGAGTGTGACGAGCACCTGTCAGATGACGACCTCAAGCGCATGATCATTGATGCAGACTTGGACGAAGATGGTCGAGTAAGCTACACTGGTGAGTGGCAGATCAATCTTTATC contains:
- the LOC5518724 gene encoding calmodulin-A isoform X1; protein product: MRKVEKLSKAQIAEYKEAFNMFDNDRNGTICSHELGSVMRALGQNPTEDMIRDMIASADKDASGNIDLQEFLSMMCTVQSGKTQEIRMAFKSMDKDGDGFITFGDLKKTMQECDEHLSDDDLKRMIIDADLDEDGRVSYTEFVQFFKDRE
- the LOC5518724 gene encoding calmodulin-A isoform X2 is translated as MVEKLSKAQIAEYKEAFNMFDNDRNGTICSHELGSVMRALGQNPTEDMIRDMIASADKDASGNIDLQEFLSMMCTVQSGKTQEIRMAFKSMDKDGDGFITFGDLKKTMQECDEHLSDDDLKRMIIDADLDEDGRVSYTEFVQFFKDRE